A single Triticum dicoccoides isolate Atlit2015 ecotype Zavitan chromosome 2A, WEW_v2.0, whole genome shotgun sequence DNA region contains:
- the LOC119359298 gene encoding isocitrate lyase — translation MASPLSAPSLIMEEEGRFEAEVAEVGAWWNTERFRLTKRPYTVRDVVLLRGTLRQSYASGEMAKKLWRTLKAHQAAGTASRTFGALDPVQVTMMAKHLDTIYVSGWQCSSTHTSTNEPGPDLADYPYDTVPNKVEHLFFAQQYHDRKQQEARMSLPRAERAHAPFVDFLKPIIADGDTGFGGATATVKLCKLFVERGAAGVHLEDQSSVTKKCGHMAGKVLVAVSEHVNRLVAARLQFDIMGVETVLVARTDAVAATLIQTNIDARDHQFILGATNPRLKNRSLTAMLSDAMSAGKNGRELQAIEDEWTATAQLKTFSECVKDAIASLNATDLEKQRKLQEWSSATSYDKCVSHEQARDIAASLGVGSVFWDWDLPRTREGFYRFQGSVASAVVRGRAFAPHADVLWMETSSPNIAECTAFAEGVRAAFPEAMLAYNLSPSFNWDASGMTDADMAAFIPHVARLGYVWQFITLAGFHADALVTDTFARDFARRGMLAYVERIQREERRNGVETLEHQKWSGANFYDRVLKTVQGGMSSTAAMGKGATEEQFWTKPGSESSSQHALAKSRM, via the exons ATGGCGTCGCCGCTCTCCGCCCCTTCTTTG ATCATGGAGGAGGAAGGGCGGTTCGAggcggaggtggccgaggtgggggCGTGGTGGAACACGGAGAGGTTCCGGCTGACCAAGCGCCCCTACACCGTCCGCGACGTGGTCCTCCTCCGCGGCACGCTCCGCCAGAGCTACGCCTCCGGCGAAATGGCCAAGAAGCTCTGGCGCACGCTCAAGGCCCACCAGGCCGCCGGCACGGCCTCGCGCACGTTCGGCGCGCTCGACCCCGTGCAG GTGACGATGATGGCCAAGCATCTGGACACCATCTACGTGTCCGGGTGGCAGTGCTCGTCCACGCACACCTCCACCAACGAGCCGGGGCCGGACCTCGCGGACTACCCCTACGACACCGTGCCCAACAAGGTCGAGCACCTCTTCTTCGCCCAGCAGTACCACGACCGGAAGCAGCAGGAGGCGCGCATGTCTCTGCCCCGCGCCGAGCGCGCCCACGCGCCTTTCGTCGACTTCCTCAAGCCCATCATCGCCGACGGCGACACAGGCTTCGGCGGCGCCACTGCCACTGTCAAGCTCTGCAAGCTCTTCGTCGAGCGCGGGGCAGCCGGGGTCCACCTGGAGGACCAGTCGTCCGTGACCAAGAAGTGCGGGCACATGGCGGGGAAGGTGCTCGTCGCCGTCTCGGAGCACGTCAACCGCCTCGTCGCCGCAAGGCTCCAGTTCGACATCATGGGCGTCGAGACCGTCCTCGTTGCCCGCACCGACGCTGTGGCCGCGACGCTGATCCAGACCAACATCGACGCGCGCGACCACCAGTTCATCCTTGGAGCAACGAACCCGCGCCTCAAAAACCGGAGCCTCACGGCCATGCTCTCCGACGCCATGTCGGCCGGCAAGAACGGCAGGGAGCTGCAGGCAATCGAGGACGAGTGGACCGCCACGGCGCAGCTCAAAACCTTCTCCGAGTGCGTCAAGGACgccatcgcgagcctcaacgccACCGATCTGGAGAAGCAACGTAAGCTCCAGGAGTGGAGCAGCGCCACCAGCTACGACAAGTGCGTGTCCCACGAGCAAGCGCGCGACATCGCCGCGAGCCTGGGAGTCGGGTCCGTGTTCTGGGACTGGGATCTGCCACGGACCAGGGAAGGGTTCTACCGCTTCCAGGGCTCCGTCGCCTCCGCCGTCGTCCGCGGGCGCGCCTTCGCGCCGCACGCCGACGTGCTCTGGATGGAGACGTCGAGCCCAAACATCGCCGAGTGCACGGCCTTCGCCGAGGGCGTGAGGGCGGCCTTCCCGGAGGCGATGCTGGCCTACAACCTCTCGCCGTCCTTCAACTGGGACGCGTCGGGCATGACGGACGCCGACATGGCGGCGTTCATCCCGCACGTCGCCAGGCTCGGGTACGTATGGCAGTTCATCACGCTGGCCGGGTTCCACGCCGACGCGCTCGTCACCGACACGTTCGCGCGGGACTTCGCCCGGCGCGGCATGCTGGCGTACGTGGAGAGGATCCAGCGGGAGGAGAGGAGGAATGGGGTGGAGACTCTGGAGCACCAGAAGTGGTCGGGTGCCAACTTCTATGACAGGGTGCTCAAGACCGTGCAGGGCGGCATGTCCTCAACCGCAGCCATGGGAAAAG GGGCTACAGAAGAGCAGTTCTGGACTAAGCCTGGAAGTGAGAGCAGTAGCCAGCACGCTCTTGCCAAGTCCAGGATGTGA
- the LOC119359299 gene encoding syntaxin-132-like, translating into MNNLLTDSFEMDAKPPKERDIEMGRQNSKDKSDYGLEDFFKEVKEIEMLLDKMSNIVQKLQEANEESKSATKASAMKAIKGRMEKDIDEVGKIARSIKVKLEQMDRNNLANRKKPGCGKGTSVDRSRMSMTIALKKRLKERMNDFQNLRQTIQQEYREVVERRFFTVTGTKPSDEVIDNLIETGSSEQIFEKAIQGIGRGQIMATVEEIQERHDVVVDIEKKLLELQQIFADMAALVDAQGEILDNIESQVQNAVNHVQTGTEALRSAKSLQKKSRKCMMIAIIMLLIIAVIIVLSVLKPWAK; encoded by the exons ATGAACAACCTTTTGACG GATTCTTTTGAAATGGACGCGAAGCCCCCAAAGGAGAGGGACATCGAGATGGGGCGCCAGAACTCCAAGGACAAATCAGATTATGGACTCGAAGACTTCTTCAAAGAG GTCAAAGAGATCGAGATGCTGCTGGACAAGATGTCTAATATAGTTCAGAAACTTCAG GAAGCCAACGAGGAGTCAAAATCAGCCACTAAGGCCTCTGCAATGAAAG CAATCAAGGGACGCATGGAGAAAGACATCGATGAAGTGGGGAAGATCGCACGAAGCATAAAAGTGAAGCTAGAGCAAATGGACAGAAAT AATCTTGCTAACAGGAAGAAGCCAGGTTGTGGGAAGGGCACAAGTGTAGATCGATCGAGGATGTCGATGACCAT TGCACTGAAGAAGAGGCTTAAAGAAAGAATGAACGATTTCCAG AATTTGAGGCAAACTATCCAGCAAGAGTATCGAGAAGTCGTTGAGAGAAGGTTCTTCACAG TCACTGGAACAAAGCCTTCTGATGAG GTGATTGATAACCTCATTGAGACCGGAAGCAGCGAGCAGATCTTTGAGAAGGCTATTCAAGGAATCGGCCGAGGGCAG ATTATGGCCACGGTTGAAGAAATTCAGGAACGGCATGATGTAGTGGTGGATATTGAAAAAAAGCTTCTAGAATTGCAACAG ATTTTTGCAGACATGGCAGCGCTTGTCGATGCACAAGGAGAGATATTGGATAACATAGAGAGCCAG GTTCAGAATGCTGTAAACCACGTGCAAACTGGGACCGAAGCGTTGCGCAGCGCCAAGAGCCTGCAGAAGAAGTCAAGGAAGTGCATGATGATCGCAATTATCATGCTTCTCATCATCGCGGTGATTATCGTGCTTTCAGTTCTAAAGCCTTGGGCTAAGTAG